In Lentimicrobium sp. L6, the following are encoded in one genomic region:
- the ung gene encoding uracil-DNA glycosylase: MSSTQVDIHPEWFEVLEDQFESEYFRKLRVFLIEEKKKYQIFPPGKEIFSAFNETPFSKTNVIILGQDPYHGPDQANGMCFSVKDGIPHPPSLKNIFKEIRDDFGFPIPQSGDLTPWAKQGVLLINATLTVRAGQAGSHQKKGWEEFTDTIIKRLSEQREGLIFLLWGNFAIAKSKLIDQEKHHILTSVHPSPLSAYRGFLGCKHFSKTNELLKSMGKEPVNWKIK, translated from the coding sequence ATGTCATCCACCCAAGTAGATATCCATCCTGAATGGTTTGAAGTTCTAGAAGATCAGTTTGAATCAGAATATTTCAGAAAACTAAGAGTCTTTTTAATAGAAGAGAAAAAAAAATATCAAATATTTCCTCCAGGAAAAGAGATATTCTCTGCCTTTAATGAAACTCCATTTAGCAAAACCAATGTGATTATCCTAGGTCAGGATCCTTATCATGGCCCAGATCAAGCCAACGGCATGTGCTTTTCTGTTAAAGATGGGATTCCTCATCCACCATCCTTAAAGAACATATTTAAAGAGATAAGGGATGATTTTGGTTTTCCGATACCTCAATCGGGCGATTTGACTCCTTGGGCAAAACAAGGTGTACTTTTGATTAATGCGACTTTAACTGTAAGAGCAGGACAAGCTGGTTCTCATCAAAAAAAAGGCTGGGAAGAATTTACCGATACCATTATAAAAAGACTCTCTGAACAAAGAGAAGGATTAATTTTTCTGCTTTGGGGTAATTTTGCCATTGCCAAGTCAAAACTCATAGACCAAGAAAAACATCACATTTTGACCAGTGTTCACCCCTCTCCATTGTCTGCATACAGAGGTTTTTTAGGTTGTAAACACTTTTCTAAGACCAATGAACTACTCAAATCAATGGGAAAAGAGCCTGTTAATTGGAAAATTAAATAA